The window CGGGGCAAGTGGGTCCTCGTGAACTTCTGGGCGACCTGGTGTCCGCCGTGTCTCGAAGAGATGCCGGATCTCGGCGCGCTCTACGACGAGCGTCGGCAGCGCGATCTCGTCGTGATCGGCATTGCGATGCACTACCGGAATCCGGCGGAAGTCATCGAATTCGCCGACAACATGCTCGTTTCGTATCCGATCGTGCTGGGCGAGGCGAACGTGACGCAGCAGTTCGCTCCGGTG is drawn from Betaproteobacteria bacterium and contains these coding sequences:
- a CDS encoding TlpA family protein disulfide reductase, whose amino-acid sequence is MLMVFACWAAVASAQEFSVSDAHGRTHRLADYRGKWVLVNFWATWCPPCLEEMPDLGALYDERRQRDLVVIGIAMHYRNPAEVIEFADNMLVSYPIVLGEANVTQQFAPVTVLPTTLIYDPAGKLVKTHVGAITRRQIEAFLGAPR